From the genome of Malus sylvestris chromosome 13, drMalSylv7.2, whole genome shotgun sequence:
GGTGGCACCACTTGCACATCCTCAGGGCCGGCCCTAGTgtgtgtattaaaaaaattaaaataaaaaatatatatgggaGAAAGGAGTTGGGGGGAAAATGTGAAGTAGATAGATCGTGAATGTTATAAATAGGTTAAAATTAGAGAAATAACATTTGCTAGGGACAAGAACTCGGGTGCAAAATATCATACTGTTTAGTTTCGTAACTATAACACAAAATGATTACAGGtaaagagaggaaggagataCTGATATAATTGCTTTCACTTTTTTTCTTTACTGTGTATTGTGATTACACACGGAGTGCTCTTTATATAGAGCTACATCCGTGAAGGTTTACAAAAatgaaatgattgttttttgaaAAACCTCAcatatcaacaacaacaacacaaCTATTCTCAAGTCTTCCTCACTATTAGCTAAAAAGCATGTGGGCATACATTTCCACAATTTTTACAACAATGAAagattttttagtttaatttttaatttttgggaaaTATAGATAGAGACATGCATTGATGATATGTGgatgagaaaattaaaaaaaaatctttttgtgTAAAATTACTTCAATATCTAtgaattttcttttctaatattTATCTCAATGCAATAGGGTGTAATAGTATTTTTGTTTGGTTCGTCTTCTCTCTTGATTTTGTGAATTGGGGATTTACAAATTTGGTGTCTATGATTGTAATTTCATTCTGCTATTCTGCAAGATCTAATGATGCGATATCAAGTTTGAttctttaagtttttttttttttggttacaaATGGTAAAATTATTACCAACCGAAAACTTATAACACAAAGACCCACACtaaaacataaagaaaaaagGGCCAAACAAACTACACACCAAGGTCCAAACCATATACATAACGCAAAAATGGACCTTACAAACTACACACAAAGGGCCAAAACAAAGGCTAAAGCCCAAAAACAAAGACACACCGAAAGAGAACCCTAGCCTTATGCTACAACCGCCTCTAAGAGCAGTTCCAGCCTTGTAAATAGGCCGGGGGACAGGGGAGAAGAAAAGGCCCGAGGGCCTGTCAAGTTGCTCTAGCCATGAAGAGCCCGAGCTCGTGGAGAAGGCCCGAGCAGGGGGCCTGTCAATTTGTGACAGCCCCGGAGCCCGAGCTCCAagctcattttttattttgtcaggcgcgtgcaccccactcgcgcgtgggggcgcgtcacCCGACaacttttcagaaaaaaaagaCAACTTTTCAGCCTTTCacagttaccgttgggaagccacgtggcttcccacggtccgttcgatctcaacggctccttcatttggaccgttggatctcaacggtaaaaaaaataaaaaaaatctgatttaatatcaaccgttcgatctgagatcaacgatTTATATTAATAtgttttataaataaagaaaaaatagttttaaaattaagaaaagttaccgttgtgacacgtggcacaatctggagtgttggaattcaaatttttttaaatccaacggcagaaattaattatttgaaaaaaaaaattaaaaaaaatggaaaaaatccaaaaaaattgtaaaaaatctgaaaaaaaatttgtaacttttttttttacttttctataaataccacttcttctccatctaccttacaccacaatttcatattttctcaaccactttcaatcaaattcttatctttctctcaaagtttcaatccaatttttttttccacaaaatgactactgatgcaggtacgaattggtcgcttcttgaagatgttgcgttgtgcactagctgggttgaagttactcataattcccttacgggtaatgagatgcagttgcgagaaatgtggagtttaattcataccaaatttcttgagcaaatgagtgggaaaagaaccaaagaatcgatgtccagtcgttggaaaatactttgccattcctttagtacgtggagagatgccttgacacaagctagtagtaatgttcgaagtggggcaaattatgcggatgaggtaagattatttgtttgtattatttatttgttacctaatttcattattattattatttgtgacctaatttcattattattatttgtttgtattatttatttgttacctaataatttcattattattatttatttgtattatttatttgtgacctaatttcattattattatttgtttgtattatttatttgttacctaataatttcattattattatttatttgtattatttatttgtgacctaatttcattattattatttgtttgtattatttatttgttacctaataatttcattattattatttctttgtattatttatttgtgacctaatttcattattattatttatttgtattatttatttgttacctaatttcattattattatttatttgtattatttatttgtgacctaatttcattattattatttatttgtattatttatttgttacctaatttcattattattattatttatttgttacctaatagtctcaatattattgtttgtagcaacttcaagcacaagcatggtatggtgccaaaatcaaatcaagaaacaaatcattcacccggtggaaatgttggaatattgttaaagattgttctaaattcaaagttgtgcctgttggtccagaagtatgcATCAACAACATCCCTCTACACAACACCTTTGTACACAGCACCCCTCCacactctacacccgatcatggctcccatgttgatgaagaagatggagaagaagtgcctgaaacgcccattcctgaacaagtgtcggggtcgacccgttatccaattaggcctctaggtaagaaggcttcaaagaggaaagggagtgcttccaagaatgattatggaaagtacatgcaagaacttgctcgtcaaggtgaattgacgttggcgcgggaattggcgaaatatgaggctgacaaggctagagatgaggtaAAAGATGCAGCTATTCAACAAGCATTTCAAGCTGAACAGAGGGAAAAAGatctacttaggcaagaaagggagttgcttagagaagaaagaattgcacaacgagatcgtaacattatgaacacgcgtttagaagggatgtctccaaattctaaatatttttggcagtcggagaaagcggatgtggtgcaaaggaggcgtgcaagagaagcgagatcaagacaagatggtcctagcacaacaagacaagatgatcctagcaccacagatTGGTTAAGTGGTGAGGAATATGGTActtttgtaatcggagcccatagttttccaatcactttgggttgtaatttattatttatgttgtttccattttATTGAAGTTAGTACTTTATTAAAAGTGAGAGTACATGTATTTAATTTCGTAATATATTTATCCTAATaatagaatctttattcatcaaattgttcacgtataatgaaattataaaacacaccaaataaaactaaaaaactcaccaattggaattacataaacacaccaaataaaattacataaacatgcgaaataataaaaaactcactacaaaaaacacaccaaataaaattacataaacataccaaataattcacaccaaataaaattacataaacatacgaaataataaaaaactcactacaaaaaacacactaaataaaattacataaacacaccaaatacaaacaaacatactaaataaacttaagt
Proteins encoded in this window:
- the LOC126596772 gene encoding uncharacterized protein LOC126596772; this encodes MTTDAGTNWSLLEDVALCTSWVEVTHNSLTGNEMQLREMWSLIHTKFLEQMSGKRTKESMSSRWKILCHSFSTWRDALTQASSNVRSGANYADEQLQAQAWYGAKIKSRNKSFTRWKCWNIVKDCSKFKVVPVGPEVCINNIPLHNTFVHSTPPHSTPDHGSHVDEEDGEEVPETPIPEQVSGSTRYPIRPLGKKASKRKGSASKNDYGKYMQELARQGELTLARELAKYEADKARDEVKDAAIQQAFQAEQREKDLLRQERELLREERIAQRDRNIMNTRLEGMSPNSKYFWQSEKADVVQRRRAREARSRQDGPSTTRQDDPSTTDWLSGEEYGTFVIGAHRKTRS